A DNA window from Helianthus annuus cultivar XRQ/B chromosome 15, HanXRQr2.0-SUNRISE, whole genome shotgun sequence contains the following coding sequences:
- the LOC110910993 gene encoding 7-ethoxycoumarin O-deethylase — MELLIIVATLLLSYILISVLGFGKPKNLPPGPTRLPIIGNLHLLGDLPHQSLAKLAKIHGPIMSLKLGQNTTVVISSSTAAIEVLKKQDLAFANRYVPDAVTAYNHDQHSLSFLHVCTEWRTLRRIVTSNIFSNNSLEAKQHLRNQKVEELVAYCRKASLSNENVDIGRAAFRTSLNLLSNTIFSKDLTDPYEDSGKEFKEVITSVMEDSGKTNLVDVFPVLRKIDPQGLRRRMTRHFSKVLRIFDQLIEERQRTGSFEQGDVLDVCLKMMQDNPNEFNHTNIKSLFLDLFVAGTDTTSITVEWAMAELLRNPHIMTKAKEELEKVIGKGSIVKEDDVSRLPYLSCIVKEVLRLHPPAPLLLPRKVIKEVQLSGYSIPAGTQVFVNAWAIGRDPTVWDDSLEFKPQRFLESGVDVRGQDFDLIPFGAGRRICPGVPLATRMVPIMLGSLLNNFDWEIDTEIKHDALDMTEKHGTTISKAKPLCVVPIPLN, encoded by the exons ATGGAACTTCTTATAATTGTGGCTACTCTTCTCTTATCTTACATACTTATCTCGGTTTTGGGATTCGGCAAACCGAAGAACTTACCTCCAGGCCCAACACGGCTGCCGATCATAGGAAACCTCCACTTGCTCGGAGACCTACCACACCAGTCCCTAGCCAAACTAGCCAAAATCCATGGCCCTATAATGTCTTTAAAACTCGGTCAGAACACCACAGTCGTCATATCCTCCTCCACTGCCGCGATAGAAGTACTCAAAAAGCAAGACCTTGCTTTCGCCAATCGTTATGTCCCAGACGCGGTGACTGCCTATAACCACGACCAACACTCCCTCTCATTTCTCCATGTCTGCACAGAGTGGCGCACCCTCAGAAGGATCGTTACTTCCAATATCTTCTCCAACAATTCCCTTGAAGCCAAACAACACTTGAGGAACCAGAAAGTTGAAGAACTAGTAGCATACTGTCGGAAAGCTAGTCTTTCAAATGAAAATGTGGACATCGGTCGTGCTGCATTCAGAACCTCATTGAATCTTTTATCCAACACTATTTTCTCCAAGGATCTAACAGACCCGTATGAGGATTCTGGTAAAGAGTTTAAGGAGGTGATTACCAGCGTTATGGAGGACTCTGGAAAGACAAATCTTGTTGACGTTTTTCCGGTGTTGAGGAAGATTGATCCACAAGGGCTCAGGAGAAGAATGACTCGTCATTTTTCAAAGGTTCTTAGGATATTTGACCAGTTAATCGAAGAAAGACAGCGAACGGGTAGCTTCGAGCAAGGTGATGTATTGGACGTGTGTTTGAAAATGATGCAGGATAACCCAAATGAGTTCAATCACACAAACATAAAGAGTTTGTTTTTG GATTTGTTTGTTGCTGGCACTGATACAACTTCAATTACAGTAGAATGGGCAATGGCAGAATTACTACGCAACCCACACATCATGACTAAAGCCAAAGAGGAGCTTGAAAAGGTTATTGGTAAAGGTAGCATCGTAAAAGAGGATGATGTATCGAGGCTACCCTACTTATCGTGCATTGTGAAAGAAGTTTTACGACTGCACCCACCAGCCCCGTTACTTCTTCCTCGAAAAGTTATTAAAGAGGTACAACTCAGTGGATACAGCATCCCAGCGGGCACACAGGTGTTTGTGAATGCATGGGCCATAGGTAGAGACCCAACCGTATGGGATGACTCACTAGAGTTCAAGCCACAAAGATTTTTGGAGTCTGGGGTTGATGTCCGAGGTCAGGATTTCGATCTAATCCCGTTTGGTGCTGGACGAAGAATATGCCCCGGTGTGCCACTTGCAACCCGGATGGTCCCTATCATGTTGGGCTCATTACTCAATAATTTTGACTGGGAAATTGACACAGAAATTAAACATGATGCTTTGGACATGACTGAGAAACATGGAACCACTATATCGAAGGCCAAACCTCTGTGTGTTGTTCCGATACCACTGAATTAG
- the LOC110913413 gene encoding uncharacterized protein LOC110913413 — MNGGRLWDWEWSRAPSDIEERQEMVSLNDLLRQQNLSNSGDVWIWKNNEHQEFSVKNVKYSLSQNFDLNSVPCTFIWNNWVTTKGIMFVWRAIEEKIPSALALRSRGMNQIQVICKTCGAAEETAGHILLSYNFARRIWEAITFWLKIPMVNAEGSIAELLQEISDIPRSRKMRKLIHAVVVQTMWVLWKIRNEKVFSGRQV; from the coding sequence ATGAATGGGGGTCGGCTATGGGACTGGGAATGGAGTCGAGCACCATCTGATATTGAAGAAAGACAGGAAATGGTATCTTTGAACGATCTTTTACGACAACAGAATTTGTCAAACAGCGGCGATGTATGGATCTGGAAGAATAATGAACACCAAGAGTTCAGCGTCAAGAACGTTAAGTATTCATTAAGTCAAAATTTCgatttaaattcagtaccatgcACTTTTATTTGGAACAACTGGGTAACAACAAAGGGCATAATGTTCGTATGGAGAGCAATCGAAGAGAAAATACCATCTGCACTTGCTTTAAGAAGTAGAGGTATGAATCAGATTCAGGTTATTTGTAAAACATGCGGTGCAGCTGAAGAGACGGCGGGTCATATTCTTCTCAGCTACAACTTTGCGAGAAGAATCTGGGAAGCTATAACATTTTGGTTAAAAATTCCGATGGTGAACGCTGAAGGAAGCATTGCAGAACTGTTGCAAGAAATAAGTGATATTCCGAGGAGCCGAAAGATGAGGAAGTTGATACATGCGGTTGTAGTTCAAACAATGTGGGTTCTATGGAAGATCAGAAACGAAAAAGTCTTTTCGGGAAGACAAGTGTGA